A genomic stretch from Arachis stenosperma cultivar V10309 chromosome 3, arast.V10309.gnm1.PFL2, whole genome shotgun sequence includes:
- the LOC130970811 gene encoding protein SLOW GREEN 1, chloroplastic, with amino-acid sequence MSSSTFTTVPPSFFSFARSQSFPPPNLPFHIPIRRSFPRFTVSAQSSTSNSTAVTNPILRNLKTLAGAAVFAAAIAVKFSALPARAELPPTTVTSAEPSPQILEESTTENAAAEAAATTAAASSSSSSSSPLSEFLGTNDEAVSALKSLLQQKLEVGEDEEALSILKRLCTAQPEVTDWKFLTARLMSEIGEIENARKVYEEILASNPLSFEALFENALLMDRSGEGEAVMKRLEEALAVAKEKNKAKEARDVRLIMAQIQFLQKNVDEALGIYQQLTKEDPSDFRPYFCRGMIYSLLDRNDEAKEQFAKYRELSPKKFEVDGYLRTPLSRMKLFGSDES; translated from the coding sequence ATGTCTTCTTCCACTTTCACTACCGTCCCGCcctccttcttctcctttgcTCGCTCTCAATCCTTCCCTCCCCCTAACCTCCCTTTCCACATCCCCATTCGCCGTTCCTTCCCTCGATTCACCGTCTCCGCCCAGTCCTCCACTTCCAATTCCACTGCCGTCACCAATCCCATTCTTCGCAACCTCAAAACCCTAGCCGGTGCCGCCGTATTCGCCGCCGCAATCGCCGTCAAATTCTCCGCTCTCCCCGCCCGCGCCGAACTACCTCCCACCACCGTCACCTCCGCGGAGCCGTCCCCTCAGATCCTCGAAGAATCCACTACCGAAAACGCCGCCGCCGAAGCAGCTGCAACAACagcagcagcatcttcctcttcttcgtcttcttccCCTCTGTCTGAGTTCCTCGGAACCAACGACGAAGCTGTCAGTGCGCTCAAGTCGCTGCTGCAGCAGAAGCTCGAAGTAGGCGAGGACGAGGAGGCGCTCTCCATTCTCAAACGGTTATGCACCGCGCAGCCCGAGGTAACAGActggaagttcctcacggcaaGGCTAATGAGCGAAATAGGCGAAATTGAGAACGCACGCAAGGTGTATGAAGAAATTCTCGCTTCGAATCCGCTCTCGTTCGAGGCTCTATTCGAGAATGCGTTGTTAATGGATCGGAGCGGAGAAGGAGAAGCGGTGATGAAGAGGCTGGAGGAGGCTCTTGCGGTAGCAAAGGAGAAGAACAAGGCGAAGGAAGCGAGGGACGTGAGACTAATCATGGCGCAGATCCAGTTCCTTCAGAAGAATGTTGATGAAGCTTTGGGGATTTATCAGCAATTGACCAAAGAGGACCCTTCTGATTTCCGGCCTTACTTTTGCAGAGGAATGATTTATAGTTTGCTTGATCGGAATGACGAGGCGAAGGAACAATTCGCCAAGTATCGAGAATTGTCGCCAAAGAAGTTTGAGGTTGATGGGTACTTGAGGACTCCTTTGTCAAGGATGAAATTGTTTGGTTCCGACGAAAGCTAA